CTGCTTCCGATGCCAAAAAACATAAAACAGCGCTGATCTTTTTCGGTCTTGCCCTGATCCTGATCCTGGCCCTGATCCCATGGCCCGGACGTGAGGCTGTTGGCAGAGCGTTGGTTCCTTCCTTCTAAATAATTCATTGATATAAAAAAGCCGGGTACGCTGTGAGTACCCGGCTTTTTTGTTTAAAAGAGACCGTCTTACCAGACGGCCTCGTAAAAATAGGAGCGGGTGCTTGCCATCAACCCTGCTCTTCTGGTTCATAATGCATTACCCATGTGTAACATAGAAAAGTCGGTATGAATAGATATAAGGCAATGCAGCCAAAGCCATGGCGGCAAAAATAAACATGAACACGCCGCTCACCACTGTCAGGAACATCCCGGCTATAACGATCACGATCCCCGCATACAGCCACAATTTGCCCGCAAAAGCATGTACTTTCAGCCAGATCTCATCACTTTGCATGGTCCAGGGTGTTCGGACCCCCACAAAGTTATTGGGCTTCAGGTTCCGCAGTACTAAACCGATCATCGAGATCAGTAATCCCACCCCGATAAATACCCATTTTTCCAGGAATATTCCCCGGCCCACGCTCACCAGGTATATAATAATGGTAGTGAATACCGCCAGGTAAATATGGATCCTGAAACGGATACGATAGTACGCCTTTATGTGGTTGGCCGTTTCAATAGCCGGCTCTTCCTTTTCGTCCGGTTTGGGGATATACCGGAACAGAAAATACAGCAGGCCGTTTGTGAAAAAAAGAAAGATCATCAGCAGCAGAAATTCCTGCTTATCCCCTACCCTGTCAGGCACGCCGTTCAGATTATAATTGGTGGGAATGATCTCCGGGAGGCTGTTCCAGATAACGCCCAGATAAACCATGGGCACAAATACAAGCAGTAACAGCAGTAGTTCTTTAACGTAATCCGGATGTTTCATATGAAAAAGGATTAGTTGTACATATATATCTACATTATTCGGGCCAATTAAGTTTAAAAAGGTTTATTTTCTACTAACTACATTAGCAATACTAAATTATTTAGTATTTTTGGTTCAAATAAGTGTGTATGCTACTAGATGGACAGAGAACCATAGCTCATATCGACATGGATTGTTTCTTCGTGTCCGTGGAGTGTCTTAAGGATCGCAGTCTGAAAGGAAAACCCGTATTGGTAGGCGGGCGTGGAGACAGAGCTGTAGTAGCCGCCTGTAGTTATGAAGCCCGTACTTTTGGGATCCATTCCGCCATGCCCATGAAAATGGCCCTCCGCCTATGCCCTCATGCTATCATCCGCGGCGGGGATATGGAAGAATACAGCAATTTCTCCCGTCATGTTACCGATATTATTGCAGGTAATGCCCCATTATATGAGAAATCGTCCATTGATGAATTTTACCTGGATATCAGCGGCATGGATAAATATTTTGGTTCGCTGAAATGGGCAAGTGAATTGCGGCAAAAGATCATGCGCGAAACCAAACTGCCTATTTCATTGGGGCTTGCTTCCAACAAAATGGTGTCGAAAGTCGCCACAAATGAAGCCAAACCAAGTGGTCAGTTATCCATCCCTTTCGGGCAGGAAAAAATATTCCTGGCACCGATGCCTATTGACAAGATACCCATGGTAGGAAAAGAAACCGCGGCACAATTAAGGCGCCGCGGAGTGGAAACAGTGAAAACACTCAGTGAGATCCCCATTGGTTTACTGGAAGCCTGGTTGGGTAAAAACGGTATTTCCCTTTGGAACAAAGCCAACGGTATTGATGAAACTCCGGTGGTCCCTTTCCACGAACAAAAATCTATTTCTACGGAAAGTACTTTCTCTACGGATACTATCGATATGGATTTTATTCATAGTGAACTGGTGCGCATGACGGAAAAAGTGGCATTTGAACTCCGCCAGCAGAACAGGTTAGCAGGTTGTGTGACAGTTAAGATCCGGTACTCGGATTTTGAAACCGTTACCAAACAAATGAGTATTGCCTATACCGCCAGCGATCATGTATTGCTGGAAAAAGTAAAAGAACTCTTCTCTAAACTGTACGACCGCCGTTTGCTGATCCGGCTGATAGGCGTGCGTTTCAGCCATATGGTGTCCGGTAATTACCAGATCAGTCTTTTTGAAGACACGCATGAAATGATCTCTTTATACCAGGCGATCGATAGTATCAAAAGTCAGTATGGCTGGCAATTGCTGATGCGTGGCAGTAGCAGTGGCGGCAGGTTTGAAGAGGAGCTACAGCCTTATCAGAAGAAAGAAACATTCACCATGAAACGCCGTTACCCCAAATAGCTTATGTACCTGAATTGCAAAACCTGGTTCAGCCTTCGCTATGGCACGATCAGAACAGATGAATTAGCGGCATTGGCACAGCAGTGCGGGATCACTTCCCTGGCACTCACCAATATCAATGCCACTACAGATGCCTGGATGTTCATACAGGAATGTATGCAGCGGGACATTAAACCTATCCTTGGGCTGGAATGCAGGAACGGCGCCGCCTTCCGTTATGTGATCCTGGCCCGTAACATGGAGGGCTGGCTGGAGATCAATCGTTTCTTATCACATCATCTGCAAACAGAAACACCCTTTCCCGAGAATGCACCTTTTCTCCCGCATACATTTGTGATCTATGCATGGGGAAGCCGTCCGCTGCAGGATCTTGCTGAACACGAATTGATGGGCGTACGGCCAAGGGAAGTGAACAAACTCTTCCGTTTTGACACCAAAAAATGGGCACATAAACTCGTGGTATTACAACCACTCACTTTCCAGGACAAGGAAGCACAACAACTGCACCGGGTATTAAGGGCGGTAGACAATAATCTGTTGATCAGTCAGCTTCCTGCGGAAGAAGTAGCAGGCCTGGATGAATGTTTTATTTCACCGTATCAGTTACTGGAACATTTTAGGGAATTGCCGGACATTGTAAAGAACACGCTAACGATCATGGAAGCCTGTGAGATCCGCTTCCGGTTCGGCAATCATTTAAATAAACAACGTTTTACAGACAGCCGGGAAGGAGACCGGGAATTATTACGAAGTGAAGCCATGCGGGGTATGATCTACCGTTACGGCCCGGATAATAAAGAAGCGAAGGAAAGAGTGGAAAAGGAATTGCAGATCATTGACCAGCAGGATTTCAACGCTTATTTCCTCATTACCTGGGACATTGTGCGTTATGCCAGGAACAGGGGCTTTTTTCATGTAGGGCGTGGAAGTGGCGCCAATTCCGTGATCGCGTATTGCATGGAGATCACGAATGTGGATCCCATTGAACTGGATCTTTATTTCGAACGTTTCCTTAATCCGCATCGTACCTCTCCTCCTGATTTTGATATTGATTTTTCCTGGCGGGACAGGGACGAAGTGATCCAATATGTTTTTGATAAATACACAACAGCACACGCTGCCTTGTTAGGCACGGTTACTACATTCCAAACAAACGCTATCGTAAGGGAATTGGGCAAGGTATACGGATTGCCTAAAAAAGAATTGGACAAAATCCTTGAGAACCCTT
This DNA window, taken from Chitinophaga niabensis, encodes the following:
- a CDS encoding SdpI family protein; the protein is MKHPDYVKELLLLLLVFVPMVYLGVIWNSLPEIIPTNYNLNGVPDRVGDKQEFLLLMIFLFFTNGLLYFLFRYIPKPDEKEEPAIETANHIKAYYRIRFRIHIYLAVFTTIIIYLVSVGRGIFLEKWVFIGVGLLISMIGLVLRNLKPNNFVGVRTPWTMQSDEIWLKVHAFAGKLWLYAGIVIVIAGMFLTVVSGVFMFIFAAMALAALPYIYSYRLFYVTHG
- the dinB gene encoding DNA polymerase IV, with the protein product MLLDGQRTIAHIDMDCFFVSVECLKDRSLKGKPVLVGGRGDRAVVAACSYEARTFGIHSAMPMKMALRLCPHAIIRGGDMEEYSNFSRHVTDIIAGNAPLYEKSSIDEFYLDISGMDKYFGSLKWASELRQKIMRETKLPISLGLASNKMVSKVATNEAKPSGQLSIPFGQEKIFLAPMPIDKIPMVGKETAAQLRRRGVETVKTLSEIPIGLLEAWLGKNGISLWNKANGIDETPVVPFHEQKSISTESTFSTDTIDMDFIHSELVRMTEKVAFELRQQNRLAGCVTVKIRYSDFETVTKQMSIAYTASDHVLLEKVKELFSKLYDRRLLIRLIGVRFSHMVSGNYQISLFEDTHEMISLYQAIDSIKSQYGWQLLMRGSSSGGRFEEELQPYQKKETFTMKRRYPK